ACATTAAATTACCTTTATTGTTTTTTCCATTAGTCTTCTTATTTCTTCCCGAAATAAAAAACTCTACAATTAAAAAAATCATTACGATTCATTGTTTTGCGTTGATTATCGCATCGTTGGTGGTTTTATACAATACCATATTCTCAGAATTAGCAAACTTTCGGAATTTCTTTCCATACATATCACATATAAGGTTATCATTAAATTATTGCGCATCAATATATTTCCTTTTATACAATTTTTTCACTGAAAAAAATCTCAAGACAAAACAAAAAGTAGTAATCATTTTCATTGTCGCATGGTTTATCACAATTTTATGTATTATGAAATCTGCCACAGGAATATCAATAATTGTATTACTATTCTGTTTCATTGTTTTATCCCGCAATTTCTTTAAAACATTATCAAAGAAATTGAGAAATATAACTATTATAACTTTAGTAAGTGTGATTTTAATTTGTATTGGATTTTTTGCATTTTCTTATATAAAATACTACAAAATAAGCTCTTACGAATTGGATAATTTGCCTAAATATACTATCAATGGAAATGAATACTCTAATGATATTTCAAAAGGAATAATTGAGGAAGGAGATAATTATCGTATTTTGATTTGTGAAAAAGAAATGCGTAAAGAATGGAATAGCAGAAGTAATATTGCTTATGACTCAATAGTTAACGGGACTTCGCTAAAATCAACTTTGATAAGATATTTAAATTCGCTTGATTATACGAAAGACAGCCTCGGAGTTTGGAAATTAACGGAAGAACAAATTCATGATGTAGAACATGGATATGCAAATTATTATTATAAAAATAATATCGGTTTTTATTCCAGAATGAGTATGTTTTTCTTTAGTTATGAAACATACAAAAAAACAGGAAATCCTTCCGGCAGCACATTGTTTCAACGATTATATTTTTGGAAAGCCGGATTGATTCTGGTGAAAGAATATCCATTATTCGGTGTCGGGACAGGCGATGTTAGAGATGAACTCAATAAAGTTTATATTGAGAATTTTCCCGAGTTAAAATCTAATTATTACTATAGTACTCATAATCAATATTTGTATTTTGCCATTGCAAACGGATTAATCGGATTGATTATTTTTGTTTTTTGTCTGATATATCCGGGCGTTATCAAAAATAAAGCCAATGATTATTATTGGAGATTCTTTCTAATACTCATTATGCTTTCAATGCTTACGGAAGATACTTTAAGTACGCAGGCCGGAATAACTTTGTTTGTGTTCTTTTATTTTGTCTTTCTTTTTAGGGAAAAAAACGAAAAGCCCGAAAACACAAAGATTGAGGTAGAAGATGAACAATCATATAATAATGTGTGATATAACATAAATGTGTTTAAACTTTAAACAAAATATTATGATACATAAAGAATTAACTACAAAATATATTGAATACGACAATATTAACCAATTACCGGAAGACGAACAATTGTTAGTAAAAAAGGCAATTGAAGCACTTGATACATCTTATGCTCCATATTCACAATTCAAAGTCGGTGCGGCAATTAAACTCAGTTCGGGGAATATTATTATCGGCAGCAATCAGGAGAACTCCGTTTCTCCTTTGTGCTTGTGTGCTGAAAGAGTAGCAATTTTTACTACAAAAGTTGCTTATCCTGATGATATCATAGAAAAAATAGCAATCACAGCATTTACAGATAATTTTGAAATTGAAGAACCCGTTGCTCCCTGCGGATCATGCCGGCAAGTTATGGTAGAAACAGTAAACAGGCAAAACGGAAAAGAATTTAAAATAATTCTTCATTCTTCAAATGGCAAAATCATGGCTTTCAATTCAATTAACGATATGCTTCCCTTTAGTTTCAATGAAGGACGACTTCAAAAATAAATAAACATAATTATCATGGACACTAAAAAAAATTCAGAACTTGTAACAAATGCAACCGGTGGTGTTTATCATCTCAATCTACATAGCAATGAAATAGCAGATAACATCATACTTGTTGGTGACCCTGGAAGAGTAAAAAAAGTTTCCAGCTATTTTGATAAGGTTGAAGTACACAAAGAAAACAGAGAAATTATTACAGAAACAGGTTATTACAGAGGTGTGCCCATTTCCGTTATTTCAACAGGTATGGGAACCGATAATATTGATATTGTTGTTAATGAATTGGATGTACTTGCAAATTTTAACTTGGAAAGTAAAACCGAAAAAAAGGATAAGAAAACTCTCAATTTGATTAGAATAGGAACTTGCGGCGCACTCCGTAGTGATATTCCGCTCAATACTCCAATTATTAGCCGCTATACGATAGGATTAGACGGGTTGTTATATTTTTACGACACCCCTACTCATGTTTTAAATCCCGATTTGGCAGATAAATTTTCAGAATTTACAAACTGGAATAAAAATTTGCCTAAGATTTACGGATGTAAGTCATCGGAATCCCTTGACATCAAGTTCGATGAAAAATTTTTACGCGGAATAACCATTACCGCACCCGGATTTTACGGTCCTCAAGGAAGAAACATCCGCTTGCCGCTTAAGTATCCGGAACTAAATTCTAAAATGGGAAATTTCGAATATAAAAACTGTAAAGTAAGCAATATGGAAATGGAATCTTCGGCATTATATGGTTTGGGGCAATCACTCGGACATAATACTATTACCATATGTATTGCTATTGCAAATCGCGCTAACGGCGAATTTATTTCCGATTACAGTAAAGGAATGGAAAATTTAATCACTTCGGTACTAAACTCATTAACAGAATAAACTTTATGATAGTTTGTACCGACAACAATATCCGTTATATACATATCCCGACCAATTCTCAAATTTCGCATCTCGGTATTCTTGTGAATTCCGGAACAAGAGACGAAAACAATGATGAATTTGGAGCAGCGCATTTGATAGAACATCTTCTTTTCAAAGGAACCAAAACTAAGTCTTCAAGAATTATTTCTCAAAAATTTGACAATATCGGTGCGGATATTAATGCTTATACAACAAAAGAAGAAACTTGTTTCCACGTATCTTTTCTTTCGGAATATTATCCGAGAATGATGGAATTGCTATCCGATATGCTTTTCAATTCATCTTTTCCGAATAAAGAAGTTGAGAATGAGATAAATGTCATCAAGGAGGAAATTGCATCTTATCACGATTCTCCTTCCGAATTAATTTTCGATGAATTTGAAGACGCCTTATTTGAAAATCACAGTATCGGTCACAATATACTAGGAAATATCGATTCGCTAAATGCTTTCAATAAAAATCAATCAAAGATTCCCAATTTCTATTCAAGAAATTATTCAAACGAAAATATAATAATTTGGTCGTCGGGAAATATTTCCGAAAAAAAATTCAACTCATTATTCCTAAAGCATTTCGGAAATTCGACATTACAAAACGAAGGCAATAATAGAACTGCTCCAAAACCTATTCGGAAATTCGAAATAAAAAAACAAAGACATGACATTCAATGTCATTCTATAATCGGCGGAAGAGCATTCTCTTACCACGATAATCATCGTGTAGCGTTCACACTTCTCAACAATTATTTAGGAGGTCAGGCCATGTCTGCAAAACTGAATTATATCTTGAGAGAAAAATACGGTCTGGTTTATCATGTTGAGTCGTCGTATATTCCGTATCAAGATACCGGCACTTTCAATATATTTTATGAATGTGATAAAAATAATCATGAAAAGATCAGTTCCATCATTTATAAAGAATTGGAAAAATGTGTAAAGAATAAATTTTCAACCGGCACATTAAACACGGCAAAGAAGCAATTAAAAGGAAATATTGCTGTTTTAAGTGATTCAAAACTCGCAGAGATTTTAACATTTGCCAAATCACTATCGTCATATAATAAGATTGAAACTTTAGAACAAAGTTTTCAAAAAATTGATGCGATTACCGCGGAAGAAGTTTTAAATGTTGCAAATATTGTTTTCGATAAAGATAATTTATCTCAATTAACTTATTTTCCTATTGATGAATGAATTTGATAAAGATTATTACGAAAGCATAATTGAATATGCAGAGAAATACAGCGGAGAAGAAAATGAACTGCTGAAAAGATTAGACAGGGAAACAAATCTTAAAACTTTGTACCCCCGCATGATGTCGGGACATTTACAAGGACAATTTTTAAAACTGATTACAAAAATGATAAACCCCACGAATATTCTGGAAATAGGAACATTTACAGGTTATTCAACACTATGTTTTGCGGAGGCCTTATCAGATAAAGGCAAAATTTACACTATAGAAGCAAATCCCGAATGGCAATATATTTCCGAGAAATATTTCAAAGAGTCGCCATTTGGAGATAAAATTAAAATAATTAATGGTAATGCAGCAGAGATAATCCCGCAATTGGATATTGATTTCGAACTTGCATTTATTGATGCTGATAAGCAAAGTAATAAAATTTATTATGACCTATTGCTTGAAAAAATGAAATCTGGAAGTTATATTCTGATAGATAATGTTTTGTGGAGTGGGAAAATTCTCGACTTAGCTAAGAATAAAGATAAAGACACTCAAATTATTCATGAATTTAATGAATATGTTAATAATGATAATCGAGTGGAAAATATTTTACTACCTTTCCGCGACGGACTAAGCTTAGTACGAATCAATTAATTTACTAATACTTTCCGGTAACGGAGCAATAATTAACATTTCCGTATCTTTTACAGGATGTTTAAAAATCAGTTTATGAGCATGTAAACTTATAGATCCATCCGGATTTGATCTTGGTGCCCCGTATTTTAAATCGCCTTTGATTACTGCGCCTACCGAGGCTAATTGCACTCTAATTTGGTGATGCCTTCCCGTCAAAAGCTCTATCTCAACCAGATGGTATCTCTCTGTACTTTTTACATATTGATAATTCAATTCCGCTTCTTGGGCATTTTTAACGGAACTATCTACAATATAAGATTTATTCTGCTTCTCATTTTTCAAGAGAAAGTTTTTCAGATTTCCGGCCGGCGGATTTGGTTTCGAACAAGTAAGAGCAATATAATATTTATGAAAATCACGTGATTTGATTATTGTGCCCATTCTCGCAGCGGCTTTACCTGTTTTAGCAAAAATTACCGCACCGCTGACAGGTCTGTCTATTCTATGTACAGCGGTCAAATAAACATTTCCGGGTTTATTATACTTCTCTTTAAGATAACTTTTAAGTTCTTCTATCATAGAAATATCACCTGTTTTATCAGATTGCACAATCTCACCGGAGAGTTTATTAATCACAATAAGGTGATTATCTTCATATAAAATTCTATCAGCTATCATAAAAATTAAAACGAGAAAAATAATTTAATATTATACTAATTATTTTAAGAAATATTACTCCAAATATTTTTTGCATATGTTTGCTGTTCCAGATATTGACGAGTTGGAGAATTCTTTATGTTTTGAAGTTGCGGATCATTTTCCAAGATTTCAAAAGCTTCGTCGCGGGCGGCTTGCAAGATTGCTTCATCCTGAGCAATATCTGCAATCTTTAAATCAAGAATTCCACTTTGACGTGTACCGTGCAAGTCTCCGGGACCGCGTAAACGCATATCGGCTTCCGCAATAACAAAACCGTCATTACTTGAAACCATTGTTGCTATCCGATTTTTTCCTTCTTGAGAAACTTTCTCACCTGTGGTAAGAATACAATACGATTGAGCCGCACCTCTTCCGACACGTCCGCGCAGTTGGTGTAATTGCGACAATCCGAAACGCTCTGCATTCTCTACTACCATTACCGAAGCATTCGGAACATCAACACCAACTTCAATTACAGTAGTTGCAATTAATATCTGTGTTTCATGTTTAACAAAACGATTCATTTCAATCTCTTGATGTTCCGGTTTTTGTTGTCCGTGCACAATTGAAATCTGATATTCGGGAATTGGAAATTCTCTGGATAATCTCTCGAAACCATCCATTAAATCGCGCAAATCTAACTTATTAGATTCATAAATCAAAGGAAAAACAAAATACACCTGTTGTCCTTTTGCTATTTGATCCTTAAGAAAATAAATCAATCTTAATCTTTCATGTTGAGGCAGATAAATCGTTTTTACAGCCTTTCTCCCGGGAGGTAATTCATCAATAACAGAATAATCAAGGTCGCCGTAAACAGTCATTGCTAAAGTTCGCGGAATAGGAGTTGCCGTCATTACCAAAATATGCGGCGGTGGATTATTCTTACTCCACATTTTTGCTCTTTGCGCAACTCCGAAACGGTGCTGCTCGTCAATAACAACAAATCCGAGGTTGTAAAATTCAACATAGTCCTCGATAAGAATGTGGGTTCCAATAATTATATCTATCTTTCCCGATTTCAATTCCTCAAGGATAAGATTTTTTTCTTTTTGCTTAGTATTTCCGGTAAAGAGTTTTACATTTAAACCCAAACCTTCAGTCATTTTAGAAATAGTTTTGAAATGCTGATTAGCAAGTATTTCCGTTGGAGCCATAAATGCAGCCTGAAATTTATTTTCAACGGCAATAATCATACTCATAAGAGCAACAAGGGTCTTTCCGCTTCCGACATCGCCTTGTAAAAGGCGGTTCATCTGCTTGCCCTTCTTGAAATCGTTGCGAATTTCTTTTACAACTTTTTTCTGCGCGCCCGTTAATTCGAATTGAATATTATTATGATAGAAGGTATTGAATAAATCCCCTACTTTATCGAAAATAAACCCTTTTGTTATTGTCGATTTTCTTATTTTCGATGTGATGATATTCATTTGCAAAAAGAATAATTCTTCGAATTTCAATCTCCTGTTGCTTTCTTGAATATCATTTTCCGATGTCGGAAAATGTATTTTGTAAAGAGCTTCTTTACGAGAAATTAATTTATATTTTTGAAGTGTTTCCGCAGGAAGATTTTCATTAAGCGAATTATAAATCTTTTCAAAAAGGTTTTCCATAATTTTCGAAAGGCCTTTTGAATTAAGTCCGGCGTTTTTCATCCTTTCCGTACTTCGATAAACGGGATGAAATCTGAGTTTGGCGGTTTGTTGATATTCGCTTATGGTTTCTATTTCTGGATGAGAAATATTATAGCTTCCCAGAAAATTTGCCGGTTTTCCGAAAATAATATATTCGACATTGGGTTTTAATTTATCTTTTATCCATCTAATTCCTTTAAACCAGACCAAAGTAATAATTCCTGTTTTATCTCTGAACTTAGCTTCAAGGCGAATATTTCGTCCCACACCTATAGTTTCAAGAGCAACAATATATCCTCTAAGCTGTATTTCCTGAGTGTTATCATCAATCTCGGCAATAGTATTTATCTTCCTCTTATCAATATACCTGAAAGGGAAATAAGTCATTAAATGAGAAAAGGTGTAAATCTGCAATTCATTCCGAAGTATTTCGGCTTTTGCTGGACCTACACCTTTTATATACTCTATCGATGTATCTAGGATATTCAAAACTACATCATGTCAAGGTTAACATATTAGTATTGCCACATGTCGTCTTCGATCATGCGGATTTTATTTTGAATTCTATCGGATTCTAATAAAGCATCTAATTCAGTTGCATACTCCGATATTCTTCTGTCGTATGTATTAGATTCTTTATAGATAGTACTTGTAAACATACGTTTCCAAAAAATATCATCATAAGTAAGTCTGTTAGAATCACTTCTGGGATTAAACACTTCAGCATTAACCAACACTTCACGAGCTTCGGGATAGTAAATCCAGAAAAGAGGAAGAGTACCTCTGATTTCATTAGTGTTAGGGTCAACATCTTGTTTTACAGGACAAATACCAATAATACGGCATTCCATTACAGATCTTTTCTTATCGAAGAACCAATCTTCTTTAATTCTGAACGTTGTGATATCCTGAGTATTAAAATCCTTAACAATTATAGTGTCATATTCTTCATAAGGCGGATAAGGACGTTGTAATGTGATTTTCTCACTACTTGAAAGTTTACTTATTACTTCCGAATATGACATGGGAACATTGAATTCGTCTGTTGTAGAAGCATCGTAGGCGGTAATTTTACCGTCTTTAAGAGCGTCCATAATAACAGTCATTAAGTTTTTCCAATGTTCCTGCGGAGTAGCCGGGTAATAGAATACCTGATTAGCTCTTTCTCTGAGGTCAATAGTACGCCAAATGCGTTGCGACCACATTACATCAGCTTCTTTAACATAAACATAAGGAATTGGCTTACGTTCCATGTTAGTACTTCTATCAAAGAAGCCGTCGCGCGGAGCATCAATATATTGTGCATAAGCTTTCTGCCCGAAGGCTAAACTTAAGACAATTACTGTTATATAGCACAAAAACTTTTTCATATATTTTAATTTTCTATTAATCTTTTACCTTATTTGAAGGCTTATATTACTGAGGGTTCTTTCACCGTCAGGACCTTTAGCAACAATATTTTCAATCCAGATTTTATCTCCTCTTTTAGAGTTTTGAATAAAACTTTTCATATTTGCATTAAGGCTACCACTATTTGAAGATTCTCTAATTAAGTCACCGCCACCCTTAGATCCAACGAAATCAAAACGAACTATTTGGAAAGTAAGGTCAAATTCGAAGTCTTCCGGCATTTTAGGAATTACCGCACCAGCTGCAAGTAAAATATTTTTATCTATAGTACCGGAATATTGGTTGGCTATAGTAGCAGTCGGATTAGGAACACGTTTAATACGATATTCTTGAGTACCTAATGAGATTTTTCCTTTGTCGGTATCGGCTGTAACAGTAATTTTGGTAGTACCTTTAGAACCTTGAGGAATTCTGACATTCCATACTCCATCGCCGGTTCTTGTAAGAGTACCAACAGAAATAGAAGGAGTAATCTGAGAATTTCCATAACCGGCAGCGGATATAGCAACAGGATTATCAACCCCAATATAAAAAACATTCATTTTAGTTGCAGCAACAGTAATTGAAGGACGAGCAACAACAAATTCATCATTGAAATGATATTGATTGATATCACCGTTTGGTGCCATAATGCTAACAATACCGGCAAATCTTTGAATACCTTCGCTTTGAGCAGGTATCGTAAGTTTTACGATTCCCTCTCCGGTTTTACCTGTTACTGTTCTCGCATTATTTATATTAGCGTCTGTTATTTTATCGGTACCCATCAAGAATTTAACTTCCGGTGTTTGAGCCGTATCATAAGCAACAACTAATACTTCAGCTTCATAAGTATCATTTAAAAATACATAACTTGAACGCGGAATAATTTTAACATCAATTTTATCAAATTTAAAATCATCTGCCGAAACCGATCTGATAAAATAATTTACAAGCTCATATTCAGCATTTTGCACATCCATTATCAATTTATTAAGGAAAGTAACATCCGCAGCTAATATAGTATGGTAAAAATGATACCGCTCCCAAGTTAATTTCTTACCGTTTGCATCAAAATAATCACCATCAGTATTTAATCCGAGTTCAAATAAATTTCTTCTGTCTTCAGGAATAAGAGTAAGCAGGTCGCTTACGAATTCGTTTAATTTTTCTTTCAGAACCTCAGCTTCTCCCTTTTGCATATCTTGTCCGATAAAGAAGTTGGTTGCTACATCATATTTATCCTTCGAACCTATTTTTCCCAAAGGAATATCTTTTACCTCATCAATAGTCTTTCTTTCGGAAAGAGCAATAACAGTATATTTAATAGAATCAATATAATCAACCATATTGTTACTTAAAGTTCTAACTTCTTGAGCTTTTTGCCAAAAAGGTTCAACCTTAGCCGGGTTAATTAAATATTGTTCTTTAAATTTATCATAAGTTTCATTAACACGATTTTGCATTGTATGATTAGTTTCAACAACACTATCGTTTACCATAACAAAGGCATTTAGCAATTCGACAGATACATTTAATGCTAACATGGCGGTCAGCACCAAATACATCATGCCGATCATTTTCTGTCTTGGTGTTTCTTTATATCCAGCCATCCTTTATTATTTTTTATTATAATTTAAAGCAGTTAGCATATTTGCATAAACCTCATTTAATTCTGAGAGGTTTTCAGCTAATTTAGCCGATTCTTTTTGATATTTTTCATTATATTCTACAGCTGAATGCATGCTTTCAATAAATTTACTCATTGAGTTATGGATAGCTTCATTAGCTGCATTTTGTTCGTTTGTTTTTTGAAGCTGCATTTCAAAAACTTGAGTCATTCTATCAGCCAAAGCTTGGAATTGCTCATTAGTTCTGCGTATTTGTGCTTCATATGCAGTATTAAGTGAACTTAGATTTTCGCTTAGATCATCTGTTTTTTCACCTGCAACTTTTAAAGATTCCGTTAAACCTTTTCCAGCAGTACCAATGGATGTAATATCGTTTAATGCTGATACTGTATTATTTAATTTATTGAAACCGTCACCGAGGTTTTTAAGAAGTGTCGGATCAATATTGGCACTATGAAGCAAATTATCCAATTCATTAGAAGCTGCGGGAGTATGTTTTTGAACTGCTTTTCTTTCTTTTTTCTCCGGTTTGTCACCATCATGATATTGTTCTGCTAATTCAGGATAGACTAAACTCCAATCCGGTTCAACGTGAGGAGGTTCAAAAGCAGAAAAGAAAAAGATTAGTGCTTCGGTACCCATACCTAAAACCAACATGAGATTTGCTCCCGGATAATGGTTAATTTTAAATAACGCGCCTAAAATTACCAGGGCTGCTCCCCAACCATACAATTTAGACATAAAGTTTTTCCAACCCTTACTTGCTACTAATGTTTTTAAACCCATAATTTTGTTTTTTAATTTAAATTTGAATAACTCGTTTATTATATTGTTTTTAATAGATTGCTGAAGCTTTGCTGCTGTCGCCCTTTTGTCTTCCTAAGAAACTTTGAACGCATCTAAAACCAACATAGCTTGTGGCAGAATCTTGATATTCGTAAGCTCTGTTAAACACTTGAATATTATTATGTACATCTTTCCATGATCCGCCACGAACTACTTTACGTTTCAACGCAGGAGGATCGGTATCTTTTGCATTATAGGTATAGGACATATTCATATCCCAACCGAAATTATAACTGGATTCATCGAATGCATCTATAGTCCATTCGGCAACATTTCCGGCCATATCATATAAGTTGAAATCGTTTGGAGGATAATGAGCAACAATAACTGTTGTTAATCCACCATCGGCAGCATAATTACCTCTTTGAGGTTTAAAGTTAGCAAGATAACAACCTTTTTCATTAAATGTATAAGGACCGCCCCAAGGATAAGGATTCCCTTCGTAACCGCCTCTTGCTGCTCTTTCCCATTCGAGTTCTGTGGGAAGTCTGTATTCGTTAATTACACCTTTTCCTTCCGATGCAACAAAGTTGTTTTTCAACTCCGTTCTCCAGGCGCAAAAAGCCTTTGCTTGTTTCCAGTTTACACCAACAACAGGATAATTATCATACGCTTGGTGTGAAAAATAGAATTTTGCCATCGGTTCATTGTAAGAATATGCATAGTCACTTATCCAGCACAATGTATCGGGATAAACATTAATCCTTTCTTTTTTAACAAATACAGAACGGTCTTTTCTACCTTGCGGACGGTTAGCAAAAGAACCATCGACCGGGTCATTATCAGGATCAGACAAATCTTTTTGTGCAGCCGCGTTCAAATCAATCCAATAATAATCATAAAATAATTTTCTTGCATCAATTTCTTTCTTACGAGCATATCTTTCATGTTCAGGGATGTATAATTCTTCCAGAGTTTCTTGCACTTCAGGATTTTTCCAATCAATTTTAGCCTTCTGGTTTAATATTGGCGGATCATAAATTTCTCCTGTTTTTGCGTCTTGTTCTATAAGGTATGTTTCGGGAAAACTTTCTCCTAAAATTGTCATAGCTATAGAATCTCTCACCCAATGTACAAATTGGCGATACTCTGAGTTAGTGATCTCGGTTTGATCCATATAAAAAGCAGATACTGAAACGGTTCTTGGTGTAGTATAATGGAATCCCATTGGATCTTCATCGCCGACACCAATAGTAATCGCACCCATAGGAATGTATACCATTCCGTATGGATCAACAGGATTATATTTTGTTTTTCTCACTACACCTGTCAATTCACCATTACCAGTATTCTTACACGATGAAAATAAAACTATTAACACCAAAACCGTTAACGCAAATGATTTATTTTTCATTATTTTTGAATTTTTCATTTTTACACAAATAGCTTATTTTAAACGCAATTTATTTGCTTTTATTGCACATATTGTTAATTAACATTAAAAAACCACAAAAAATTACAAATATCTTGTATTTTTTTGAGTCAATCTACCCTTCTCTCTTTCAAATTTAAAGCTGTAAGCAAAAACAACTTCGTGTGACCCCCAATTTCCTCCTAATGCCAATCTCGACATTGGTATATCGTATGAA
This portion of the Bacteroidales bacterium genome encodes:
- a CDS encoding SUMF1/EgtB/PvdO family nonheme iron enzyme: MKNKSFALTVLVLIVLFSSCKNTGNGELTGVVRKTKYNPVDPYGMVYIPMGAITIGVGDEDPMGFHYTTPRTVSVSAFYMDQTEITNSEYRQFVHWVRDSIAMTILGESFPETYLIEQDAKTGEIYDPPILNQKAKIDWKNPEVQETLEELYIPEHERYARKKEIDARKLFYDYYWIDLNAAAQKDLSDPDNDPVDGSFANRPQGRKDRSVFVKKERINVYPDTLCWISDYAYSYNEPMAKFYFSHQAYDNYPVVGVNWKQAKAFCAWRTELKNNFVASEGKGVINEYRLPTELEWERAARGGYEGNPYPWGGPYTFNEKGCYLANFKPQRGNYAADGGLTTVIVAHYPPNDFNLYDMAGNVAEWTIDAFDESSYNFGWDMNMSYTYNAKDTDPPALKRKVVRGGSWKDVHNNIQVFNRAYEYQDSATSYVGFRCVQSFLGRQKGDSSKASAIY
- the gldM gene encoding gliding motility protein GldM, which encodes MAGYKETPRQKMIGMMYLVLTAMLALNVSVELLNAFVMVNDSVVETNHTMQNRVNETYDKFKEQYLINPAKVEPFWQKAQEVRTLSNNMVDYIDSIKYTVIALSERKTIDEVKDIPLGKIGSKDKYDVATNFFIGQDMQKGEAEVLKEKLNEFVSDLLTLIPEDRRNLFELGLNTDGDYFDANGKKLTWERYHFYHTILAADVTFLNKLIMDVQNAEYELVNYFIRSVSADDFKFDKIDVKIIPRSSYVFLNDTYEAEVLVVAYDTAQTPEVKFLMGTDKITDANINNARTVTGKTGEGIVKLTIPAQSEGIQRFAGIVSIMAPNGDINQYHFNDEFVVARPSITVAATKMNVFYIGVDNPVAISAAGYGNSQITPSISVGTLTRTGDGVWNVRIPQGSKGTTKITVTADTDKGKISLGTQEYRIKRVPNPTATIANQYSGTIDKNILLAAGAVIPKMPEDFEFDLTFQIVRFDFVGSKGGGDLIRESSNSGSLNANMKSFIQNSKRGDKIWIENIVAKGPDGERTLSNISLQIR
- the gldL gene encoding gliding motility protein GldL, which translates into the protein MGLKTLVASKGWKNFMSKLYGWGAALVILGALFKINHYPGANLMLVLGMGTEALIFFFSAFEPPHVEPDWSLVYPELAEQYHDGDKPEKKERKAVQKHTPAASNELDNLLHSANIDPTLLKNLGDGFNKLNNTVSALNDITSIGTAGKGLTESLKVAGEKTDDLSENLSSLNTAYEAQIRRTNEQFQALADRMTQVFEMQLQKTNEQNAANEAIHNSMSKFIESMHSAVEYNEKYQKESAKLAENLSELNEVYANMLTALNYNKK